The DNA window TAGCGACCCGCCGCGATCCTGATTTTGCGCCCGTCCTGCTTCGCCATCTCCGCCAGAAGGGATATTGGGCATGCTGAACCTGTCTGAATATCGCTCCCGCGCCGACCGCATTGCCGACCATCTGCCTTGGGCCGCGCTCGTCGCGCCCGGCGTGGTCCTTAACAAGGATGGCAGTTTCCAGCGCACATTCCGCTTCCGTGGGCCAGACCTTGAGAGCGCAACGGAAGCGGAACTGGTCGCCACCTGCGCGCGCGCGAATAATGTTTTGAAAAGGCTCGGTTCGGGCTGGGCGATTTTCTTCGAGGCCCACCGACGGGAAGCGCAGGGTTATCCCGATGGCGTTTTCGTCGATCCTGCTTCCTGGCTCGTGGATCAGGAACGGCGTGCGCAATTCGCGTCTCACGAGCAGCATTTCGAAAGCGTATATCATGCAACCCTCCTGTGGCTGCCGCCTGCTGACAGCAGCGATGCGGCTGGACGGCATCTTGTCGAGCGCGAAGGGAAGGTCAGGCAGCGTGATTGGCGTCAGGCGCTCGGCGGCTTCATTGCCGAGACAGCGCGGATCATCGATCTGTTCAGTTCTTTCATGCCTGAAATTCAGCCGCTGGATGATGTCGCAACCCTGACCTTTCTCCATGCGGCCGTGTCGGACCGGGATAATGGCGTGCATGTTCCCGAGACACCCTTCTATCTCGACGGCCTGCTGGCGGACACGCCGCTTGTCGGCGGTCTCGAACCCCGCCTCGGTGGGCAGCACATCCGTACGCTGACGCTGCTCGGCTTCCCCAATATGAGCAGGCCAGGCCTGCTCGACGCTCTCAATCACCAGGATTTCGGCTATCGCTGGGCTACGCGCTACATCGTGCTCGATAAGAGCGACGCCACCCGCGCGCTGACAAAGCTCCGGCGGCAATGGTTCAACAAGCGCAAATCGGTCGCGGCGCTGCTGCGCGAGATAATGTACAATCAGCCAGCCCAGCTGCTTGACAGCGACGCAGACAACAAGGTGATCGACGCGGACCTCGCTCTGCAGGCGCTCGGCGGCGATCATGTCGCCTTCGGATATCTGACCACCACGATCACGGTGATGGATCGCGATACCGCCGCTGTCGACGCGAAGGTCCGTGCCGTCGAGCGGGTTGTGAACGGTCTTGGCTTCACCTGTATCCGCGAAACCGTCAATGCGGTCGAGGCCTGGTTGTCGGGCCTGCCCGGGCAGGTCTATGCCAATGTGAGACAGCCGCTGGTGCACAGCCTCAATCTTGCCCATCTGATGCCGCTTTCCGCCGTCTGGGCCGGACCTCATGGCAATCGCCACCTCGCCGGGTCGCCGCTTTTCCAGGCAAAGACCAGCGGATCGACACCATTTCGCCTGTCGACCCATGTCGGCGACGTTGGGCATATGATGGTGGTGGGGCCAACCGGCGCGGGAAAATCGGTTCTCCTTTCCTTCATCGCTTTGCAGTTCCGCCGCTATGCCGGTGCCCGCGTCATCATGTTCGACATGGGCCGCTCGGCGCGCGCGGCGGTGCTTGCCATGGGTGGAAGCCATCATGCGCTGGGTGCCGGTGATGGGGAAGGCGATCTGCTTTCCTTCCAGCCGTTGTGCGACATCGACAGGGAAAGCGAGCGCGGCTGGGCGGCCGAATGGCTGGGCGGCATTTTCGCGCAGGAACGGGTGCTGCTGACCCCCGAGATCAAGGACGCGCTCTGGTCGGCGCTCTCCAGCCTGGCAACGGCCCCTGTCGAACAACGGACGCTGACCGGCCTGTCGCTTCTTCTCCAGTCCAATGCCCTTCGGCTGGCGCTCGCGCCCTATATGCTGGATGGCAGCCATGGCGGATATCTGGACGCCGCGGAGGAGCGCCTCGCGCAGCGCGATGTCCAATGTTTCGAAACCGAGGCGCTGATGGGGCGCAAGGGTCTGGCCGCTCCGGTCCTGACCTATCTGTTCCATCGGATCGAGCAACGCTTTGATGGCCGGCCGACACTGATGATTCTGGACGAGGCCTGGAGCCTGTTTGACGATCCGCTCTTCGCCGCGCGCATCCGGGAATGGCTGAAGACCCTCCGGAAAAAGAATGTGGCGGTGCTGTTCGCGACACAGAGCCTGGCCGATATCAGCGAGAGCAGCATCGCGCCCGCCATCATCGAAAGCTGTCCGCAGCGCATCCTGCTTCCCAATGATCGGGCGGTCGAACCGCAATCGCGGGCAGCCTATGAGCGTTTCGGCCTCAATACGCGCCAGATCGAGCTCATCAGCCGCGCAACGCCGAAGCGGCATTATTATCTCCAGTCCCAACGCGGCAACCGTCTGTTCGAACTGGATCTGGGACGGGTGGCCCTCGCTCTATGCGGTGCGTCTGACCCCGACAGCCAGAGCCGGATCGATGCGATCATCACGGAGCATGGGCTGGACGACTTCGCGGGCCATTTCCTGCGCGGCTGCGGCCTCCCGGCAGCAGCGGACGATCTTGAGCTTTTCCCATCCCCTGCTTCCTTCCAGTCCAAGGAGAAATGAGATGAAAGCGCGCATTCCGCTCCGCAAATATCTGGTGGCTTCTGTCCTCGCATTGGGCGGCGCCGGTGCGATCGGCGGTGGTCTGCTCCTCCAGAGCCGGCCCGCTTATGCCATGCCCGTATTCGACAGCGCCAATTATGCGCAGAACCTGCTGACCGCTGCCCGAACGCTCCAGCAGATCAACCAGCAGATCCAGTCGCTCCAGAATGAAGCGTCGATGCTGACCAACATGGCGAAGAATCTGAGCCGCATCAGCTTTCCCGAACTCACCGAGCTGACGAATAAATTGCGCGCCGTCGATCAGTTGATGGCGGCCGCCCAGGGCATCGACTTTCGGATCGACACGCTCGACAGCCAGTTCAAGCGGTTGTTTCCCGACAATTACGACGCTGCGATGCGCAGCGACGAACGCCTGGCAGCGGCGCGGGAACGTTTCAACGCTGCCAAGGATGCGTATCAACAGTCCATGCGCATCCAGTCGCAGGTGGTGGGCAACGTCGCCCAGGACGCTGACGCCATCGAAACGCTTGTAGGGAAAAGCCAGGGCGCCGAGGGCGCATTGCAGGCGGCCCAGGCGACCAACCAGTTGCTGGCATTGGCCACCAAGCAGCAGCTTCAGATCCAGAATATGATGGCCGCGCATTTCCGCGCGCAGGCGGTCGAAGAGGCGCGCCGGATCCAGGCGGAAGCCGATGCGCGGGCGGCGACCAGGCACTTTCTTGGGTCCGGCACCGCCTATAACCGGAATTGAGATGAGGCAGCGCCGGTCCCGCCGCTCCCCCACGGCCGGACGCTGCCTCGTCGCGGAGCCTCGCTCATCAATGGCCCCTCTCGCAGCGGGGCTCCGCGACACCAAAGTCCATGAGGACCCTGTCTCATGAATGATCTCAATGTCATCGACCAATTTCTCGCGGCCTTCATCGCTTATATCGACAGCGGCTTCGGCCTGCTCGGCGGTGATGTGCGGTTCTTGACGGCCACGCTGATCGGCATCGACATGACCCTCGCAGGGCTTTTCTGGGCGATGGGCGGCGAGCATGATGTGATCGGGCGGTTCCTGAAGAAAATCCTCTTCGTTGGCGCCTTTGCCTTCATCATCAACAGCTTCTCCTCTCTTTCCGAAATCATCTTCCGTTCCTTTGCCGCGGCCGGGCTGACGGCGGGTGGGGGCAGCATCTCGGCGGAGGATCTGCTGAAGCCCGGAAGGTTGGCCGGAGCCGGTTTCGAGGCGGCGTGGCCGCTGCTCGATCAGGCGTCCGATCTGATGGGGTTCACCAGCTTTTTCGACAATTTTCTGACGATCGCCATTTTGCTGTTCGCCTGGGTGATCGTCATTCTGGCCTTCTTCATCCTTGCCGTGCAGATGTTCGTCACCGTGATCGAGTTCAAGCTCGTGTCGCTGGCGGGTTTCATTCTCGTTCCCTTCGCGCTCTGGAACCGCACGAGCTTCCTCGCTGAACGCGTGCTGGGTCATGTCGTGAGTTCCGGCATCAAGGTCATGGTGCTGGGCGTGATTGTCGGGATCGGCTCCAGCTTCTTTTCGCAGATGGTAGATGCCCTCAAGGGGCAGGAACCCGACATCGGCGCCGCCATGAGCCTGGTGCTGGCGGCGCTGGCCCTTTTCGGCCTTGGCATCTTTGCGCCTGCCATGGCGTCGGGCCTTGCCGCCGGAGCGCCGCAATTGGGAGCGGGCGCCGCCGTTGGCAGCGTGGCTGGTGCCGCCGGGGTCACGGTTCTGGGCGGTGCCGCCGCGATCGGTGGCGGCCGAGCGCTTGCCGGTGGCGCACTATCCGCGATCCGGGCCGGCACCATGATGGGGACGGCGGCGCAGGCAGCCTACAAGCTAGGCCAGGAGACTTCCGGCTCGTCGGGCATGGCTGCCGGCCTGAGTGGTGTCGCCACGGCAGCCGGACATGCTGTCCGCAACAAGGCTGTAAGCAGCCTGGGTATCGCCGACGCCGCCGAGCGTGGACGGGAGGCGGCCTGGTCGGCGCTGGGCACGGGCAGTGCAAAATCAGCCGGAGCAAAGCAGGGCGATGTACCGGACTGGGCGCAAGCGATGCAACGTCGGCAGGACGGGCGCGATCACCGTCACCTTGCCGCGCAGACATTGAAGGAAGGTGATCGCGGCGGCGCATCGGTCACCCCCGATATTCATGAAAAGGACGACTGAGATGATCTTTCGACGAGCAGTCCAGCGTTATGGCCAGACTCCCGCGCCCGAAACGCCGTACCAGCGAGCGGGCCAGCTCTGGGACGAGCGGATCGGAAGCGCGCGCGTGCAGGCGCGGAACTGGCGATTGATGGCTTTCGGTACGTTGGCCTTGTCGAGCGCAATGGCATCGGGCCTGGTCTGGCAATCGCTGCAAAGCCGCGTTGTGCCCTATGTTGTAGAGGTGGATCGACTGGGTGAGGCGAGGGCGGTGTCGCAGGCCGAGGCGGATTATCAGCCGACCGATCCGCAAATCGCCTATCAGCTGGCGCGCTTCATAGAGAATGTACGCGGCGTGTCGCTCGATCCTGTGCTGATGCGCCGGAACTGGTTGCAGGCTTATGATTTTGCCAGCGAACGGGGCGCCATTTTCCTGGGGGAATATGCGCGGGCGCGGCAACCCTTCGCCCGGATCGGTGAACAGACGGCGTCGGTGCAGGTGACGAGCGTCCTGCGCGCGTCGCACAGATCCTTTCAGGTGAAATGGACCGAAACAGAATATGAGCGGGGAAGCCAGGCGGGCTCGTCGCGTTGGACGGCAATATTGACCACCGTCACCAAGGTTCCACGAACCGCCGATGACCTCCGCCGCAATCCGCTCGGCGTCTATGTCGATGCGATCGACTGGAGCCGGGAGATCGAGGATGACGCCTCTCAGGCGCGACCGGCCCGATCCCGGACAGCGGTGGCAACAGCCATTTCCACTCAATCGGCGAACATGATGGAGACGCAGCCATGACCCGTATATCATCCACGTCGATTGTCATGCTGACCATGATTGCATCGCCCGCCATCGCCGATGGGAGCAATATGCCTGCGCGCGCGCATGATCGTGGCCCGGCAAATGTCGAGCTCGCCAATCGTAATGCCACGCTGGCGCCCAAAGCCGATGCGTTCCTGAATGCAGTGCAGGTCTATCCTTATTCGGCTGGGACGATCTACAAGCTGATCACCGCGCCCGAACGCATAACGGACATCGCGCTTGAGCAGGGGGAAACGCTCGTCTCCGTCGCGAGCGGCGATACCGTTCGCTGGGTCATAGGCGATACCTCTAGCGGCAATGGAGCGACCAAACGGACTCATATATTGGTCAAGCCCAGTCTGACGGGCCTGTCCACCAATTTGCTCATCACCACCAATCGCCGTGCCTACCATCTCGCGTTGATCAGCACCGGACGGACTGCGCTCACGGGTATTTCGTGGAGCTATCCCGAAGATGCCTTGCTGGCTCTGCGGCGCGCAAATGACGCGGCCCGTGCCGCCGAACCTATCGCGGCCGGAATTCAGGTCGAGCAGCTGCATTTCAATTATGCAATTTCGGGCGATGCCCCGGCGTGGCGCCCGCTCCGTGCTTTTGATGATGGTCGGCAGACTTACATCGAGTTTCCGGTGACGATTGCCGTTGGCGATGCGCCGCCGCTATTTCTGGTCGCTGGCAAGGGGGAGGCACAGCTCGTCAATTATCGGCTCAGGGATCGCTTCTATATCGTCGACCGGATCTTTGACCAGGCTGAGCTGCGTTTTGGCGCCGGGAAGCAGCAGGTCGTGAGGATCACACGGACGGCCACGACTCGTCGGCGGAGGGCATCATGAACGGATCGGAGACGCAGGCCGAAAGCCCACAGAGTGGCGAACTGCCGGGAAACACCACCGTTCCCCCTTTATCGAAAGCAGTCCGGTCAAAGGAAAATCCGGCAACGCTGCAAATGCGGGCTCAGCCCGTGAGAGCGTTGAGATTCAGGCGCAATATTCTGGTGGGCGGTGTTGCCCTCTTCTCCGTTTCCATCGCGGCCACGTTGTGGTGGGCGCTGGCGCCGCATCGGCCCGTGACTATCAGCATGCCGGCGAATGAGGCCGATGCTTCCCGCCTGCCAGCGGATCAGTTGGCGGGATTGCCCAAAAGCTATGATGCGGTGCCCCAGTTGGGACCGCCGCTGCCCGGCGACCTGGGACGCCCGATCCTGAAGCGGCAACAGGAAGGGCATGACCTGATTGGCGCTCGACCGGATGACGCTGATGCCCGAGCAGCGGCGGCCGCCCGCGAGAAAGCCGCGGCCGATCTGCAAGCGGCCCGAGAGTCTTCACTGGTCGCGATTGCCGCGCAAAAGCGTGAAACAGCAGCCAGCGCCGAAATGGCGTCGGCGACGCAGGTTGCGCCGACGGCAAACGTGCCGGAGGGGGCGGCCCCCGATAAGGATCTCGATCCAAACGGGCAGGAGAGGAAGCAGCGTTTCATGATGTCGTCCCAGGGGGAAAGCGACATCAATTCGCATAGGCTGGAGCCGCCCATGTCATCGAACATATTGTCAGCTGGGAGCGTGATTGCGGCAAGTTTGATCACTGGTCTGCGATCGGACCTCCCCGGCCTTGTGACCGCTCAGGTCTCGGAACATGTTTACGACAGTCCGAGCGGCCATACCTTGCTCATTCCGCAGGGAGCGCGGCTGATCGGCCGCTATGATAGTGCCATCAGCTATGGGCAGAACCGCGCCTTGGTCATCTGGCAGCGCATTATCATGCCCGACGGCAGTTCGATCCG is part of the Sphingobium amiense genome and encodes:
- the trbE gene encoding conjugal transfer protein TrbE, whose protein sequence is MLNLSEYRSRADRIADHLPWAALVAPGVVLNKDGSFQRTFRFRGPDLESATEAELVATCARANNVLKRLGSGWAIFFEAHRREAQGYPDGVFVDPASWLVDQERRAQFASHEQHFESVYHATLLWLPPADSSDAAGRHLVEREGKVRQRDWRQALGGFIAETARIIDLFSSFMPEIQPLDDVATLTFLHAAVSDRDNGVHVPETPFYLDGLLADTPLVGGLEPRLGGQHIRTLTLLGFPNMSRPGLLDALNHQDFGYRWATRYIVLDKSDATRALTKLRRQWFNKRKSVAALLREIMYNQPAQLLDSDADNKVIDADLALQALGGDHVAFGYLTTTITVMDRDTAAVDAKVRAVERVVNGLGFTCIRETVNAVEAWLSGLPGQVYANVRQPLVHSLNLAHLMPLSAVWAGPHGNRHLAGSPLFQAKTSGSTPFRLSTHVGDVGHMMVVGPTGAGKSVLLSFIALQFRRYAGARVIMFDMGRSARAAVLAMGGSHHALGAGDGEGDLLSFQPLCDIDRESERGWAAEWLGGIFAQERVLLTPEIKDALWSALSSLATAPVEQRTLTGLSLLLQSNALRLALAPYMLDGSHGGYLDAAEERLAQRDVQCFETEALMGRKGLAAPVLTYLFHRIEQRFDGRPTLMILDEAWSLFDDPLFAARIREWLKTLRKKNVAVLFATQSLADISESSIAPAIIESCPQRILLPNDRAVEPQSRAAYERFGLNTRQIELISRATPKRHYYLQSQRGNRLFELDLGRVALALCGASDPDSQSRIDAIITEHGLDDFAGHFLRGCGLPAAADDLELFPSPASFQSKEK
- a CDS encoding TrbI/VirB10 family protein codes for the protein MNGSETQAESPQSGELPGNTTVPPLSKAVRSKENPATLQMRAQPVRALRFRRNILVGGVALFSVSIAATLWWALAPHRPVTISMPANEADASRLPADQLAGLPKSYDAVPQLGPPLPGDLGRPILKRQQEGHDLIGARPDDADARAAAAAREKAAADLQAARESSLVAIAAQKRETAASAEMASATQVAPTANVPEGAAPDKDLDPNGQERKQRFMMSSQGESDINSHRLEPPMSSNILSAGSVIAASLITGLRSDLPGLVTAQVSEHVYDSPSGHTLLIPQGARLIGRYDSAISYGQNRALVIWQRIIMPDGSSIRLDNAPATDASGYAGLVDKVDYHGLRLLQGVAISTLLGVGANLSISGESDLVRAVREAAQQNVSRAGDQLTSRNLQVQPTIIIRPGTPVRLLVHRDLVLPPWKE
- the trbF gene encoding conjugal transfer protein TrbF, whose product is MIFRRAVQRYGQTPAPETPYQRAGQLWDERIGSARVQARNWRLMAFGTLALSSAMASGLVWQSLQSRVVPYVVEVDRLGEARAVSQAEADYQPTDPQIAYQLARFIENVRGVSLDPVLMRRNWLQAYDFASERGAIFLGEYARARQPFARIGEQTASVQVTSVLRASHRSFQVKWTETEYERGSQAGSSRWTAILTTVTKVPRTADDLRRNPLGVYVDAIDWSREIEDDASQARPARSRTAVATAISTQSANMMETQP
- the trbG gene encoding P-type conjugative transfer protein TrbG — protein: MTRISSTSIVMLTMIASPAIADGSNMPARAHDRGPANVELANRNATLAPKADAFLNAVQVYPYSAGTIYKLITAPERITDIALEQGETLVSVASGDTVRWVIGDTSSGNGATKRTHILVKPSLTGLSTNLLITTNRRAYHLALISTGRTALTGISWSYPEDALLALRRANDAARAAEPIAAGIQVEQLHFNYAISGDAPAWRPLRAFDDGRQTYIEFPVTIAVGDAPPLFLVAGKGEAQLVNYRLRDRFYIVDRIFDQAELRFGAGKQQVVRITRTATTRRRRAS
- the trbJ gene encoding P-type conjugative transfer protein TrbJ; this translates as MKARIPLRKYLVASVLALGGAGAIGGGLLLQSRPAYAMPVFDSANYAQNLLTAARTLQQINQQIQSLQNEASMLTNMAKNLSRISFPELTELTNKLRAVDQLMAAAQGIDFRIDTLDSQFKRLFPDNYDAAMRSDERLAAARERFNAAKDAYQQSMRIQSQVVGNVAQDADAIETLVGKSQGAEGALQAAQATNQLLALATKQQLQIQNMMAAHFRAQAVEEARRIQAEADARAATRHFLGSGTAYNRN
- the trbL gene encoding P-type conjugative transfer protein TrbL, with amino-acid sequence MNDLNVIDQFLAAFIAYIDSGFGLLGGDVRFLTATLIGIDMTLAGLFWAMGGEHDVIGRFLKKILFVGAFAFIINSFSSLSEIIFRSFAAAGLTAGGGSISAEDLLKPGRLAGAGFEAAWPLLDQASDLMGFTSFFDNFLTIAILLFAWVIVILAFFILAVQMFVTVIEFKLVSLAGFILVPFALWNRTSFLAERVLGHVVSSGIKVMVLGVIVGIGSSFFSQMVDALKGQEPDIGAAMSLVLAALALFGLGIFAPAMASGLAAGAPQLGAGAAVGSVAGAAGVTVLGGAAAIGGGRALAGGALSAIRAGTMMGTAAQAAYKLGQETSGSSGMAAGLSGVATAAGHAVRNKAVSSLGIADAAERGREAAWSALGTGSAKSAGAKQGDVPDWAQAMQRRQDGRDHRHLAAQTLKEGDRGGASVTPDIHEKDD